A window of Lysobacterales bacterium genomic DNA:
CACGACGCCCTCGTACAGCAGGGCCGCACTGTCGCCGTAGGTGAAGGCCAGCCAGAACGCGCCCACCCACACCGCGACCGACATCACCTCAACAATGAAGCCACGCCAGAGGCCGACCAGGGTCGACAGGCCGAGGATGGCCAGCAGGACGATGTCCGCCCAAGTCAGGGTGTCCACGCGCGAGAGCGACGATCAGGGATGGCTGACGACAAAGCCGTCAACGTTGAGCCTCGACTTCAGCTCACCGCGGCGACGCTCGGCCGACGCGCGATCCAGCTCAGGCCCGACACGCACGCGCCAGAGTGTGCCGGCATCGGCGTTGACGCGCTCGACGAAGGCCACGAAGCCGGCGCCGCGGACGCGGTCACGCAGCGCATTGGCATCGACCTCGCTGCGAAGCGCCCCCAGCTGCACCGCAAACCCCGCGGTGGCGGGAGCGCGTGCAGGCGCCGGCGCATTGCCGACCGCATCGAGGTTGATCACGCTGGTCGGCAGATCGCGCTGAACCGCAAGCGCCGCCTGTCGGGCCCGCTCTGCCTCACCGCGCTGAGCGAAGGGCCCGAGACGAACGCGGCGCACCGGCCGACCGTCCAAGGTGACGCTTTCGGCGTACACGGCGATGCCGGCGTTGCGCAGTCGATTCTGCAGATTCTCGGCGTTGGCCACGTTCGCATAGCTACCGACGTTGACGGCATAGCTGCCTCCGGCGGTGGCCGCGGGAAGAGGCGTCGACGCCGGACGCGCAGGGACTGGCGCAGCGCTGCTGACGGCGACGGGCGGTGCGCTGGAGACAGGCCGCGGGGGCGAGGCTGCGGCTGGCGTAGCTGTCGAAGCGCCCGCCGCCGCGCTCGACGCCGTAGCTGACGTCGCGGGGGATGATGCTGCAGGGTCTGCTACAGCCGCCGCTGCGGGCGCTGCAGTGGTCGCGCTGGGCGTCGCGGCCGCGCCCGTCGCACTCGGTGCTGACGCGCCCGCTGGGCCGGGCGTTGAGGCTGCATGTGCGTTCGGATCAGAGCCTGCGCCCACCGGCTGGCCGCTCAGCGCATCCGTGCGCTGCTCGGCGCCGGTATCGACCACCGGCAGCACTTCGGCACCGTCCGCACTGGCGACGGGCGCCGTGGCCGCGCTGTCCGCGGGCGTCGGCAGCAGCGGGATCTCTCGGGTTTCCATCGGCCGGTCGGGCGGGGTCGGCAAGTCCAGGCTGAGCTGCTCGCCCACCGTCTCCCGCTCGGCTTCGGGGCCGTCGACCAGCATCGGCAGAAAGATCACGGCCAGCGCCACCAGCACGGTGGCGCCGATCAGGCGCTGCTTCAGGGCTGCATCCATGGGTTTCGTCGCGTCCGCGGCTTAGGGGTGAACACCGGTCGCGAGTATAGAGCCTGCCCTGCCCTACACTTGCGCGCCCATGGCCCGCATTCCCGACAGCTTCATCGACAGCCTGCTGGCGCGCACCGACATCGTCGAACTGATCGATGCGCGCGTGAAGCTGAAGCGCGCCGGCCGCGAGTACACCGCCTGCTGTCCCTTCCACGACGAGCGCACGCCTTCGTTCTACGTCAGCCCGACCAAGCAGTTCTACCACTGCTTCGGCTGCGGGGCGCACGGCACGGCGATCAAGTTCCTGATGGAGTACGACCGCCTTGAGTTCCTCGATGCGGTCGAGGATCTGGCCAAGCGCGCCGGCATGGAGGTACCGCGCGAGAACAAGCCCGCGCGCGGCCGCGAGGACGACTTCGGCCCGCTGTACTCGGCCACGGCCTCGGCGAGCACGTTCTTTCGCGAGCAGCTCAAGACCTCCAGCAGCGCGCGCGGCTACCTCCAGAAGCGCGGCGTCGACGCCGCCAACCAAGCGCGCTTCGAGCTGGGCTACGCGCCCGCAGGCTGGGATGCGCTGCTGTCCGCGCTGGGCCGCGACGAGGCGCAGCGCGCCCTGCTCGACAAGGTGGGACTGCTGTCGAAGAACGACGCCGGCCGCACCTATGACAAATTCCGCGATCGCCTGATCTTTCCGATCCACGACCGCCGCGGCCGGGTGATCGCTTTTGGCGGCCGCGTGCTGTCGGCGGACGACAGCCCCAAGTATCTGAACTCGCCCGAGACGCCGCTGTTCCGCAAAGGCCGCGAGCTGTATGGCCTGTGGCAGGTGCGGCAGACGCATTCGCGGATCCCGCGGCTGATCGTGGTCGAGGGCTACATGGACGTGGTCAGCCTGTTCCAGTTCGGCGTCACGCAGGCGGTCGCGACCTTGGGCACCGCGACCACGCCGGACCACGCCGAGCTGCTGTTCCGCAATTCCGGCGACGTCTACTTCTGCTTCGACGGCGATCGCGCCGGACGTGCGGCGGCGTGGAAAGCGCTGGAGTCGACCCTGCCGCGACTGAAGGACGGACGCCAGGCCTGGTTCCTCTTCCTGCCCGAGGGTGAAGACCCGGACACCGTGGTCCGCAGCGAAGGGGCGGAGGGCTTCGACCGCCGTCTGCAGCAGGCGATGCCGCTCTCGGAGTTCTTCTTCAACGAGCTCGGGCGCGACATCCAGATGGACAGTCTTGACGGCCGAGCGCGGCTGGCGGAACGCGCCAAGCCGATGATCGAACAGATGCCTGACGGCGCCTTCCGCGACCTGATGCGGCAGAAGCTCGCGGAGCTCACCGGTCTGGCCGCGCGCGTCGAGGTCGCCAAGCCCAGGCCCGCTCCACAGGCGCCACGCCCGCGCAATGCGCGGCGTTCGCTGGTGCGCATCGCCATCGAGCTGCTGCTGCAGCAGCCGGCATTGGCGCAGCGGATCGAGCCTCCGTACGTGTTCGCGTATCTCGACCAGCCTGGCGTGACGCTGCTGCTGGATCTGTTGGCGCGCTGCCGCGCGCGGCCGGACATCAGCACCGGCGCTCTGCTGGAGAGCTACAGCGAGAGCGAAGATCTGGCCGCGCTGACCAAGCTCGCGGTGGCTGAAATGATCGCTCCCCCGGAGGGATGGGCGGCCGATTTCGACGGCGCCGTGCGCGGCCTTGAACTCATGGCGCTGGAGCAGCGCGAGCGCGAGCTGCAGGTTCGTGCCCGGGAAATCGGACTGGCGAACTTGAGCCGTGAAGAGAAAGACGAGCTGCGTCTGCTGCCACAGCTGAAGGCGGAGCGGCGCGGCGCCTAGGGTCGGTCTTGACCCACCGAAGCTAAAGACTCCGTTCGACGGCCGGACTACGCCCTACATCCGTTCGGCATGCGCACGTCGCGATGGGCGCGCCGTGGGGTGATAGCTCGCGGCACAACAGCGGTGGGTCAAGACCCACCCTATGCGACTCGACGACCGGAGCGTGCCGTCACTTCGCATTGGAACCGCGCGCAGCCTTGCGTGCTCGGTTGCGGGCCAAGAGCGGTGGCGTGAGAGCCCCCTATTGAGAGCCACCCTATCCGGACACTGCGCCGATGCCGACTGGCTGATACCAGGCAGGTTTCCGGGGCTTCGACAGGCCCTTCAACGCACAGGGGCGCCCAAGGGCGCCCCTGTGTCGTACAAGCAAGCGGAGCGGATTACTTCAGGCCCGAATCCGCGCGCAGGGCCTCGGCGCGGTCGGTCTTCTCCCACGAGAAGGCCGTCGCCTTGACGGTGTTGCCAGCCGCATCCACGTAGCTGACCTCGTGGGGCTTGCGGCCAAAATGGCCGTAGGACGCGGTCTGCTGGTAGATCGGGTGCACCAGGTCGAGCATCTGAATGATGCCGTAGGGGCGCAGGTCGAAGTGCTTGCGGATCAGCTTCTCGATCTTGTCGTCGGCGATCTTGCCGGTGCCGAAGGTGGTGACCGAAATCGAGGTCGGCTCGGCGACGCCGATGGCGTAGCTCACCTGCACCTCGCAACGATCGGCCAGGCCCGCAGCCACGACGTTCTTGGCGACGTAGCGCGCCGCGTACGCCGCCGAGCGGTCGACCTTGGACGGATCCTTGCCCGAGAACGCACCGCCACCATGGCGCGCCCAGCCGCCGTAGGTGTCGACGATGATCTTGCGGCCGGTCAGGCCGCAGTCGCCCACCGGGCCACCGATCACGAACTTGCCGGTCGGGTTGATGTGGAACTTGGTGCCGCGGTGCAGCAGCTTCTCCGGCAGCACCGGCTTGATGATGTGCTCGCGCACGGCCTCGACCAGATCCTTCTGCTTGATGCTCGGATCGTGCTGGGTCGACAGCACCACGGCGTCGATGGCGACGGCCTTGTTGCCTTCATAGCGCAGGGTAACCTGGCTCTTCGCATCCGGGCGCAGCCAGCCGAGCTTGCCCTTCTTGCGCGCCTTGGCCTGCTGCTCGACCAGACGGTGCGAGTAGTGGATGGCCGCCGGCATGAAGTCCTTGGTCTCGTTGGTCGCGTAGCCGAACATCAGGCCCTGGTCGCCCGCGCCCTGCTCTTCCGGCTTCTTGCGGTCGACGCCCTGGTTGATGTCGGGCGACTGCTTGCCGATCAGGTTCAGCACGCCGCAGGTGGCGCCGTCGAAGCCGACGTCGCTGCTGTTGTAGCCGATGTCGAGGATGACCTTGCGGGTGAGGGCTTCGAGGTCGATCCAGGCTTCGGTGGTGATCTCGCCGGCGACGATGGCGACGCCCGTCTTGACCATGGTCTCGCAGGCCACGCGGGCGCGCTTGTCCTTGGCCAGGATCGCGTCCAGCACGGCGTCGGAGATCTGGTCGGCGACCTTGTCCGGATGGCCTTCGGACACCGACTCGGAGGTGAAGAGGTAGCTGCTCATCGGCGCTCTATCCTTGTATTCGGATGGATGGATGGTTGAAGCGGGCGCGCATGATACACGCCGCCTTGGTGGATTGCATGACGCGCGTTGTCAAGCCTTCAGGCGCGGGCGCGCTCACAGCCAGCGCACTTTCTTCAGCTTGCGGTACAGCAGCAGGCAGACCGTGAGGGTGAAGGCCATCACTCCGAGGTAGCCGAAACGGCTGGCCAGCTCGGGCATGGCTTCGAAGTTCATGCCGTACCAGCCGGTCACCAGGGTCGGCACCGCCAGCAGCGCGGCCCAGCCGGCCAGCCGCTTCACCACTTCGCCCTGGGCCACGGTCACCAGCGCCAGGTTCACGCTCATGGCGGCGGTGAGCATCTCGCGCAGGGTGTCGGTGGCGTCATCGATGCGCTTGGCGTGGTCGAGCACGTCGCGGAAGTAGACGCGAGTGTCGGCATGGATCAGGTTCGGGTACAGCCGCACCAGCGGCGCCAGCACGTCCTGCAGCGGCGCCACCGCCAGGCGCAGACGGGTCAGCTCGCGCTTCAGTTGATACAGGCGCTTGACCGTGTCGCGCTTGAAGTCCTCTTCGAAGATGTCGTGCTCCAGCGTATCCAGACCCGCGCGGAAGTCATCGACGATCGGAAAGTAGTAGTCGACGATCTGGTCGAGTACGGCATACAGACCGAAGCTCGGCCCGGCCGCCAGATACTCGGGATCCCGCTCGCAGCGCGCGCGCGCCGGCGCATAGGACAGCGAAGGGCCGTGGCGCACGGTGATGAGAAAGCGATCGCCGAGGAACAGATGGGTCTCGCCGAACTCGACTTCCTCGCCCGGCATCTGCGCGGTGTGCACCGCGATGAACAGGCTGTTGCCATACAGCTCGACCTTGGGCCGCTGGTGCGCCTTGTGGGCGTCCTCGATGGCCAGCTCGTGCAGGTCGAACTCCTCCTGGAGCTTTGCGAGCAGCGCGGCATCGGGCTCGACCAGGCCCATCCAGATGAAGCCCTCGTGGGTGCCGAGCACATCGGAGACGCGCTCGAAGTCGATGGCTTCGCGGCGACCGTCGGGCAGGTAGTGGGTGCAGTGCACGATCATGCAGGCAGGCGTCCGAGTTGGCGCAGGCAGGCGAAGGCCTCGCCAACGGTGTGGAAAGAGCCGAACACCAGAACACGCGCGTCCGCTCCTGCCTCGGCGAGCGCGGCGCGCAGGGCGGTGTCGACGTGCTCGTGCAGATGCAGCCGCGCATGGACCGCCGCTCGCATGACACGCTCGGCCAGCGCTTCGGCACTTTGGCTGCGCCCGACGACGTCCAGCCCGCCCAGATGCCAGCGCGCGATCGCGTGCTGCAGCGGTGCCACCACGCCTTCGATGTCCTTGTCGGCCAGCGCCGCAAACACCGCAATCGTCGGCTTGGGATGGGCCTCCAGCCACGCCGCCAGCTGCCGCGCCGCCTGCGGGTTGTGGCCGACGTCCAGCACCACCTCCGGCACGCCCTCGATGCGCTGCAGGCGCGCGCGCGGCGCGGCACCGGCGATGCCGGCGGCGATCGCCGCGTCAGGCAGACCGAGCAGGCGCAGCGCGCGCGTGGCCAGCGCCGCATTGTCGAACTGGGCGGGGGCGGCAAGCTGCGGGCGCGGCAGCCGCAGGGCGCCCTGCGCATCCCGATAGGCCCAGCCATCGGCGACGGCCTCGATATCGAAATCGAGGCCGCGGCGCTCCAGCCGCGCGCCGATCGTCGCCGCGTGTTCAAGCACGCTGAGCGGCGGCTCGCGCTCGCCGATGAGGGCAGGACGACCGCTGCGGAACACCCCGGCCTTCTCGCGGCCGATGTGCTCGCGGGTCGGGCCCAGCCACTCCATGTGGTCGAGGTCGACCGTGGTCAGCAGCGCGATGTCGGCATCGACCAGATTGACCGCATCGAGTCGCCCGCCGAGGCCCACTTCGAGGATCACCACCTCCAGTGCGGCGCGGGTGAACAGCCACAGCGCTGCCAGCGTGCCGAACTCGAAGAAGGTCAGCGACACGCCCGCGCGCGCGGCCTCGACCGCCTCGAAGGCGGCAATGAGGTCGGCGTCCTCAACGTCGCGCCCGCCGATGCGAATGCGTTCGTGATAGCGCTCGATGTGCGGCGAGGTGTAGGCGCCGCAGCGGAGACCGGCAGCGCGGCACACGGCCTCCAGCATGGCGACCGTTGAGCCCTTGCCGTTGGTGCCGGCCACCGTGAGCACCCGCGCAGCCGGGCGCAGCACGCCGAGCGCTTCGGCAACCGGGCGCACGCGCTCCAGGCCCATCTCGATGTTCTTCGGGTGCAGGCGCAGCTGGTGATCCAGCCAGGCGTCGACGTCCATGCGGCAGCGTTTGGAGTTGAGTGCGTGAACGCGCAGCATAGCCGCCCACGGCGCCGCCACGCCGCGCTTCTATAATCCGCGGCCTGCGCAGCGCGCCGCTGCCCCCACCCGAGGATGCCCCGATGTCGATGATGATGAAGGCCCTGGTCAAGCGCGAAGCCAGCAAGGGCATCTGGATGGAAGAAGTGCCGATGCCGAAGATCGGCCCCAACGAGGTGCTGGTGAAGCTGGAGAAGACCGCGATCTGCGGCACCGACCTGCACATCTACAAGTGGGACGAGTGGAGTCAGCGCACCATCAAGCCCGGCCTTGTGATCGGGCACGAGTTCGTCGGCCGCATCGCCGAGCTGGGCAGCGCGGTCACCGGCTACACAGTGGGCCAGCGCGTCTCGGCGGAAGGTCACATCGTCTGCGGCGTGTGTCGCAACTGCCGCGCCGGTCGCCAGCACCTGTGTCCGCACACCGTCGGCATCGGCGTGAATCGCCACGGCGCGTTCGCCGAGTACATCGCGGTGCCGGCCAGCAATCTGTGGCCGATCCACGACCAGATCCCCAGCGAGCTGGCCGCCTTCTTCGACCCCTACGGCAATGCGGCGCACTGCGCGCTTGAGTTCGACGTCATCGGCGAGGACGTGCTGATCACCGGCGCTGGCCCGATCGGCATCATCGCCGCCGGCATCTGCAAGCACATCGGCGCGCGCAACGTGGTGGTGACCGACGTCAACGACTACCGCCTGAAGCTGGCCGCCGACATGGGCGCCACCCGCGTGGTCAACGTCGCCAAGACTTCGCTCAAGGACGTGATGTCCGACCTGCACATGGAGGGTTTCGACGTCGGCCTGGAAATGAGCGGCAACCCGCATGCCTTCAACGACATGCTCGACTGCATGTACCACGGCGGCAAGATCGCCCTGCTTGGCATCCTGCCCAAGGGTGCCGGCATTGACTGGGACCGCATCATCTTCAAGGGCCTGACGGTGCAGGGCATCTACGGCCGCAAGATGTACGAGACCTGGTACAAGATGACGCAGATGGTGCTCACCGGCTTTCCGCTGCAGAAGGTGCTGACCCACCAGATCCACATCGACGACTTCCAGCGCGGCTTCGAGCTGATGGAAGCCGGCGCCTGCGGCAAGGTGGTCTGCAGTTGGAGCTGATCCGTAGTGCCCTGCGCGGGGCCCTGCTTGTCGGCGTGGGGCTGGCGACCCCGGCGCTTGCCCGCGCCGACGATTTCGTCGATCCCTTCCTCGGCGGCGATGCCGACATCGAGCTGGAAGCGCCCAAGGCGCCGGCGCCCGCCGTCACGGAGGACGAAACCGAAGCCGAACCCGAGCTGGCCAGCGCGGAGCTGCTGCCGCCGGCCTTGCTGACCGGCCCGGATTACCGGGTCGAGTCGCGCGCGCAGCTGCATGGCTTCCAGGCGCATTTCGTGCTGCACACGGACTACGGCGAACTCACCGCTGAGAGCGTCGAGATCCTCACCCTGCGCGTGCAGGAGATGGAAGCGCTGAAGGTGCTGCATGCGGAGTCGGTCACCGAAGCGCTGGCCAAGTCGGGCGCCGAAGCAGTGATGGCCCCGCTGCGCGCGGTGGCCAACGTGGTGCAGCGGCCGGGCGAAGCCATCACCGGCCTGCCTCGCGGCGTGTGGCGCTACTTCAGCGAGCGCGTCACCCGGATCGGCCAGCGCGCCAAGCGTCTGGGCGCGCGCGCCGACCAGCGCATCAGCCACGAGGGCTCGCCCTTCGATGACGCCGATGCTCCGATGGCTGCCAGCCGGCGCCAGCGCGAGAAGCAGGAAGACAGCTGGTTCGGCGATGTGGGGGACGAAGTGGTGCGCCTGGCCAAGAGCGAAGCCGGCTACGGCCGTGCCCGCCGCGAGCTGGCCGCGCGGCTGGGCATCGACCCGTTCACCGGCAACCCGCTGATCCACGAGCGTCTCAACCGCCTGGCCTGGGCGGCCACCGCCGGCAAGCTGGGCGTGGGCCAGGCCATGGGCCTACTCGATCCGGTCACCAGTGAAGTGTTGGGCACCAGCAGCGAGGTCAACCGGCTGGTGCTTGAGCTGCCGCCAGAAGACCTGCGCCGCCGCAACGACGAGCGGCTGATGGCGCTGGGCGCCGACGAGGAGCTGCGCTACACCTTCCTGCAGTTCGGCCGCTATTCGCCGACTCTGCAGACCGCGCTGGTGCAGTGGCTGGAGCGTCTGCAGCCGGAGTCCGGCGTCGACGTGCTGCTGGAAATCGCGCTGATGGCGCAGAACGAAGTCGAAGCGCGCTTCATGGTCAATGCGCTGGCGATGCTCCATGCGCATCTGGGGGATCGCGCGATCGGCGGGCGCATTGTCGGCGTGGGCGCCCTGTTGGCCTACGACAGCGCCGACGGCGAGCGCGTGTTTCCGCTGCCGGTGGATCTGCTGTCGTGGACGCCGGACACCGCGCGCTGGTTCGCCCAGCCCGGCCTGTGGGATCACGCCAACCGAAGCCTGCTGGTCGGCGGTGCGGCCAGCACGCAGGCCCAGCGCGCGCTCAGCCGCGATGGCTGGAACCTGTTCCTGCACCGTCGCTTCGACGGCTCACCGGCGTATGCGGAGGGCTGGGGCTCGCTGCCGCCGGGCTGACTGTGGGTGTCGGCCCGACCATCGGGGAGAAGCGCAGCACCAGACGCAGTGGCCCACCGGCGTCCACCGCATCGAAAGGCCAGCAGGTGACCAGCAGCAGCTGGTCTTCGGCGGCCTCAGGCGCCAGCGCGTGCTCGCGCACGTCGACGACGCGGCGGTCCTGCAGGCGATAGCGGCGCGTGCGCTGCAGACCTTGCAACTCGACTGTTGCGCCCGGGACCACATCGCGCAGCCAGGCGAAGTGGGTGTCGCGGTGGGCGCTGATGACCACGGTCCCGGGCGCGCCCGGTGCGCTCGACGCTTCGTTCCAGCCTGGCCCAAACGCGAGCACACGGCCGCTGTCGCCCGCCAGCACGATCTGCCCGTCAGGTTCACCCGCGCGACGCAGGAGCGCCACCGCGCGGGTATCAGCCCAGGCCCAGGGCGGCTGCGCCTCGCCCCGCGCACGCGCCTCGTCCCAGCTGCGTGCGAGCAGCCACTGCGCCAGTTCAGCCTTGGCCGGGATCCACAGGGCTTGCGCCAGCAGCAGTCCGCTGAGCAGCAGCAGCGCCAGCGCACACGCGCGGCGGCCGGCGAATCGAGGCTGCGCTGCCACGGCCCGCGCAGCCATCGAGCTGGCACTGACCATGGCCTAGTCCTGTGCCAGCAGTCGAGGCTGGCCAGGCACGCGCTCGCGCTGCCAGATCAGCAGCACCAGCGCCAGCGCGCCCAGCAGCAGCGCAAGCCGCAGCCTGCGCTCGAAGCCAGTGGCACCGGCAGCGAAGTCGAGCGTGCCGGCAGGCGTGGCATTGGCAAACTGCAGCGAGGCCAGATCGGCAGCCTCGGGACGCCGCGGCGTGCGGTCGACGGCGACCAGGCTGGTGTAGCGGCTGGCCACCCCATGCGCCAGGGCGAGATCGAGCACGCGGGCGCGGACCTCATCGGGGCTTGCCCCCTGACGCAGGCTGTCTTCCAGCTCGGCGATGCGCCGCCGCCCACAGGCGCGCCACGCCCTCGGTCGAGGCCAGGCGCGGCTCGCCCAGCTTGACCTCGGCGCGCCAGGCGAGATCGGGCCCACTGCCTTCCAGCGCACCCTGCTGGCCACCTTTGGGCAGCCGCAGCAGCACCTGCAGCGGTTCGCCGAGATAGAGATCGGGCAGCTGCGCCGGGTAGGCCTCGGCGCCCTCGGGCCACGCGGCCTTCAGGTCACGCAGGGCGGGCTGGCCCAGCTTGGCCAGCAGCTGATCGGTCACCTGGGCGACATCCTCGATGCGGCGGATCGTCACCTGCGCGCCGCGGCCGACTTCGGCCATGCGCCGCAGGATGTGGGCGTTCGGCGCGCTGCCGATACCGACTGCAAACAGCCGTGCCTCGCCGCGCCCGTGCTCGATGTGGTTCAGCAGCTGGGCTTCGTTGCTGATGGCACCGTCGGTGATCAGCACCACCTGGCGCAGATGACTGGGCGTCGCCGGCATGGCGAAGGCTTCGATCAGGGGCGCCAGCATCTCGGTGCCGCCCTCAGCCATCAGCCCCTGAACAAAGCCGCGTGCGCGCGCCACGTGGGCGGCGCTGGCTTCGACCGGCTGCGGAAACACGCTTTCGAAGCGGTGGTCGAAGCGGATCACAGCGAAGCGATCGGAGGCGCGCAGGCCGGCCAGGGCGCGGTCCACCGCCGCCTTGGCCTGCGCCATCGATGCGCCGTGCATCGAGCCGGAGTTGTCGACCACGAGAATCAGCTCGCGCGGCACCGGCGCCACCGGGCGGGTCGGCGGAATCAGGGTGAGGAAGGCGTAGCGGGCGTCGGCGCGGTCCTCGACGAACAGCGCCTGCTGCGGCTGCGCGCTGGGCTGCGGCGCCCAGCGCAACTCGAAGTCGCGGTCGCTGTCGACCCGGGTGGCGGCCAGCTCGATGCGATGACGCTCGCCTTCGCGACGCACCGTGATCGCGTGGCTGGGGCTGTCGATGCCAATCAGCGGCAGGCCGGCTTCGAGATCGACGCCGAGGCTGAACTTCGGCGCCGCAGCCGAGCCCAGGGCGATGCCTTGCGCGGGCACGTCGGCAGGCTGCGGATCATCGAGCCCGGCATCGGCCTGCTCGCCACCGCCGCGATACGGCGGCACGAAGGTCAAGGGCAGGCCGAGAGTGAAACGGCCGTCCTGCCAGCGCACCTTCTGCCAGTAGCCGGTCTCGATCTCGACGGTCTCGCCGGGGCCGATATTGGCCACTCGGGTCTGGAACAGGTTCGGGCGCTCGCGCTCGACCAGACTGGCGGTGCGGCCTTCGCTGGCCGCCTCGGCGTACGTGACCGCGGCCTGCTGCGTCTCCCGCACCTCGCCTTCGATGAGGCGCTCGCCGACCTGCATGCGCAGTCGACCCACCGCCGCCTCGTCGGGCAGGGGCAGGCGGTAGCGGCCCTCCATCCACTCACTGCTCGCGTTGCTGAAGCGCTGGCGCACCCGCACCTCGGTCATCAGCCCGCGCACGCGCAGGTCGACGTGGGTCTCCAGAGCGAAAGCGGCTTGCCAGCCGTCAGCGCCCTCGGCCCGCAGTGCCAGGCCATCGGCCGGGGCGAGGCCGTCGGCCTGGGCCAGGCTGCAGGCGAGCAGCAGAGCGGCGCCCAAGGCGCGCCTAGCGAACACGAGGGCGGCGGGACGTGGGATCTGCATGGTGGCCTCCAGGGATGGGCCATGCCATTGCAGAACAGCGAAACGTCAGCGCACGGCCAGCAGCGGCGCGCGCGCTGATCACATCGGGCGAAACGCGGGCGCGCTCAGCGCAGCAGGAAAGCCGCTGCCACGGCAGCCGCGACGACAACCGTGACGGCGACGAAGATGAGGCCGGTGCGGCTGCCGCCCTTGGCTTCCACGGCAGCGGGCGCACTGACCTTGTGGATCTCCTGGCCCGGCACCACCAGCATGAAGCGGATGGCGTCAAGGCGCAGCTCATCGCCGTTCTTCAAGAGCCCGCTCTGCATCCGCTGGCCGTTGATGAAGGTGCCATTGGACGAGCCCAGATCCTCGACCAGCAGACCGTCTGCGGTCGGCCTCACCTGCGCGTGACGGCGAGAGATTTCCTCGCTCGGGATCGAGATGTCGCATTCGTGGTGGCGACCGATGACCTGGGGCGAGACCACCGCATAGGTTTTGCCGAAGGCGGCGCCAGAGACACCGCGCAGCAGGTACTTGGGCAGCGCCGCGCGCACGCGGGTAGCTCCGGCATCGTCCACCTGCGGAGCGCGCGCCGCGGGCGCGCTGGAGACGCGCTCGACGGCAACAAGGCGCGCCTGCACCGGCCCAAAGCCCACCAGATCGCCCGCACGCAGGCTGTGCCGGGCGTCGGCGGGCTGACCGTTGACGCTGAGGCCATCGGCGCCGGGGGCGGCCACCAGATACAGGCGTTCGCCTTCGAGCTCCAGCGCACACAGCTCAGTGGGCATGCCTTCCACGGCCAAGCGCAAGAAGGCATCCGGCGCAGATCCCACCGTGTTGCTGCCAGGGCTCAGCAGGACGGCGCCGTGTTCACCCTTCGGGAAGATCAGCTTCATTGTGGTTCTCGCGAAGCGTACCGGCGGGGCCGGCACGCTGGGATTCGGGGCTGACCGCGCAAGCGGCCAGATTCATTCGCGCGGCGGGATTTCGCGCACCACGCGGATCCCGATGGTAGTGAAGGCGGGTTCTGCTGCAAAGCCGCGCGGCGAAACTTCGCCGGCTGCACTGAACCAGCTGCC
This region includes:
- the tdh gene encoding L-threonine 3-dehydrogenase yields the protein MSMMMKALVKREASKGIWMEEVPMPKIGPNEVLVKLEKTAICGTDLHIYKWDEWSQRTIKPGLVIGHEFVGRIAELGSAVTGYTVGQRVSAEGHIVCGVCRNCRAGRQHLCPHTVGIGVNRHGAFAEYIAVPASNLWPIHDQIPSELAAFFDPYGNAAHCALEFDVIGEDVLITGAGPIGIIAAGICKHIGARNVVVTDVNDYRLKLAADMGATRVVNVAKTSLKDVMSDLHMEGFDVGLEMSGNPHAFNDMLDCMYHGGKIALLGILPKGAGIDWDRIIFKGLTVQGIYGRKMYETWYKMTQMVLTGFPLQKVLTHQIHIDDFQRGFELMEAGACGKVVCSWS
- a CDS encoding class GN sortase — translated: MAARAVAAQPRFAGRRACALALLLLSGLLLAQALWIPAKAELAQWLLARSWDEARARGEAQPPWAWADTRAVALLRRAGEPDGQIVLAGDSGRVLAFGPGWNEASSAPGAPGTVVISAHRDTHFAWLRDVVPGATVELQGLQRTRRYRLQDRRVVDVREHALAPEAAEDQLLLVTCWPFDAVDAGGPLRLVLRFSPMVGPTPTVSPAAASPSPPHTPVSRRSDGAGTGSSHRG
- a CDS encoding VWA domain-containing protein, with amino-acid sequence MQIPRPAALVFARRALGAALLLACSLAQADGLAPADGLALRAEGADGWQAAFALETHVDLRVRGLMTEVRVRQRFSNASSEWMEGRYRLPLPDEAAVGRLRMQVGERLIEGEVRETQQAAVTYAEAASEGRTASLVERERPNLFQTRVANIGPGETVEIETGYWQKVRWQDGRFTLGLPLTFVPPYRGGGEQADAGLDDPQPADVPAQGIALGSAAAPKFSLGVDLEAGLPLIGIDSPSHAITVRREGERHRIELAATRVDSDRDFELRWAPQPSAQPQQALFVEDRADARYAFLTLIPPTRPVAPVPRELILVVDNSGSMHGASMAQAKAAVDRALAGLRASDRFAVIRFDHRFESVFPQPVEASAAHVARARGFVQGLMAEGGTEMLAPLIEAFAMPATPSHLRQVVLITDGAISNEAQLLNHIEHGRGEARLFAVGIGSAPNAHILRRMAEVGRGAQVTIRRIEDVAQVTDQLLAKLGQPALRDLKAAWPEGAEAYPAQLPDLYLGEPLQVLLRLPKGGQQGALEGSGPDLAWRAEVKLGEPRLASTEGVARLWAAAHRRAGRQPASGGKPR
- a CDS encoding FHA domain-containing protein → MKLIFPKGEHGAVLLSPGSNTVGSAPDAFLRLAVEGMPTELCALELEGERLYLVAAPGADGLSVNGQPADARHSLRAGDLVGFGPVQARLVAVERVSSAPAARAPQVDDAGATRVRAALPKYLLRGVSGAAFGKTYAVVSPQVIGRHHECDISIPSEEISRRHAQVRPTADGLLVEDLGSSNGTFINGQRMQSGLLKNGDELRLDAIRFMLVVPGQEIHKVSAPAAVEAKGGSRTGLIFVAVTVVVAAAVAAAFLLR